The genome window GCCTGGGAGGCGAACGGTGGTTGATCAGTGCTGGGTCAGCGAGCGCAGGAGTTCACGGCCGTGCTCCCACGAGCCCAGGCCACTGGCCGAGTTGATGTGTCCGCACTCGCCCGCCAGGTGCCATCGCGCTTCCCACCGCGACGCGAAGTCGGCGGCTGCCTCAGGGGTGCAGTACGGGTCGTTGGCGCTGCCCACCACCAGGGCCGGGCACGGCAAAGGTTGTGCCGACACCTCGGTGAACGACGCGGCAGCCCGGCGGGGGAACTCCGGCCCGTGCGGGTCGGGCGGCGCGACCAGGAACGCGCCGCCTATCGGACTTGAGAGGTTCTTGTTCAGCCACGTGGACGCCGCCCAGCAGCCCAGGCTGTGGGCCACCAGCACAACGTGGCTGTCCTGCCGGGAAGCCTCGTCGTACGCCTCCTGGACGGCGTCGGTCCAGTCATCCAGTTCTGGAGTGGACCACGAGGCGGGGGAGATCCTCACCGCTGAGGTGCCCCACTGTCGTTCCCACAAGGTCTGCCAGTGCTGCCCATCTGAGCCGTCGATGCCCGGGATGATGACGTACGCGGACACTGCCCACCACCACATCACTCGTTGCTCCCTAGGATTGCGGGGGCGCCTGGCGCAGATTCTGTTGGATGCATCGGTGCAGCGACCAGTGGCACAAGTGATCTCAAAGAAAGTGGTGCGGACGGCAATGGAATCACTTGACCGTACAGACCGAGACATCCTCGCCCTGCTCCAGGCCGACGGCCGGTTGACCGGCGCCGAGGTAGGGCGGCGCGTCGGACTGTCGCAGCCCGCCGCCAGCGCGCGCATCCAGCGGCTGGAAAAGCACGGAGTCATCACCGGCTACAGAGCTGTGGTCGACCCGGCAGCCCTCGGGCTGAACATTCACGCGGTCATCCGGTTGCGCACCACGCATGCCCAGCTCTCACCCGCCCTGGACTTCGCCTCCCGGACTCCTGAGATCGCCTCCACCCTCAGAGTCACTGGGGAAGACTGCCTCATCTTCGATGTCTACTGCCCGAGGGCAGGACGGCTCGAAGAGGTTGTCGACGCACTTGCCCGTTACGGCCCTGTCACCACCTCCCTCGTGCTTCGCGCCTACCCTCAGAAGCCGCTGACCGACGCGTCAACGACGACGTCATGACCCGAAACACCTGGGTGGCTCGGGGCAGGTTGGTCGAGTTCCTGCTCTGACCCCGTCCGAATCGGGTGACGGGTGAGGTGAAGACCTCCGGTTGTGGAGTGGAGCTGTCGAGGAACCGCTCCGCCAAACCATGAGGTCTTCGTGTCTCGCGCCGACAATCGCTTTGACGCCTCGTGCCCGTCTGCGCCTGGCGGAACTCCGCGAGGAGCCGTCGGGATCCTGGTGGCAGTCCACCCGGCGGGCGGTACCGGCCGCGGCGCCGGTCGTCAGGTCGTCCTGCCCATCGTCGGCGGTCAGCCGCGCACGTGCAGTGCGAAACCCGTGCGGCCCGCGGGTTCCAGCCCCTCCTTCAGGTGCAGGGAGGGGATCTCGTAGTCACCGAAGTTCTGCCGCCGGAACGCGATCGGCTCGGTCGATTCCAGGGTGATCAGGCGCTGCCGCCAGGCCTTCGCGACGTCCGGGTAGTCCTCGTCGGTCATCCGGTCGGCGCCGTACAGCACGAACGGCGGCAGCACCTCGATGCCCGGGTAGTAGAGGATGCCGTGGTGGATCGGGAACAGCAGATCGTCGATGGGGCCGTTGATCCCGCGATCGGCATAATGCGACTCCGGGCCGCCGGCGGTCACTGACAGCAGAGCCTTCCTGCCCGCGAGGGTGCCTTCACCGAAGCGCTCGCCGTACTTGGTGTCGCTGTGCTCGCCGACGCCGTACGCGAAGTGATAGGTGAACACCCGGTCCACCCAGCCTTTGAGGATGGCGGGCATCGAGTACCACCACAGCGGGAACTGGAAGATGATCGTGTCGGCCCAGAGGAGCTTCTCCTGCTCGGCCAGGACGTCCGGGGTGAGCGTCCCTGCGTCGAAGGCCCGGCCCGAGTCCAGGGCGACCTTCAGTCGACTTGATGCGTTGGGGCCGTAGTCCGCGGCGTCCACGACCGCCTTCCAGTTCATCGCGTACAGATCGCTCACCCGTACCTCGTGCCCGGCGGTCTCCAATGTGGACACCGCGAGGTCCTTCAGCGAGCCGTTGAGCGACTTCGGCTCCGGGTGGGCGTAGACGATCAGCGTCTTCATGGGTACTCCTTCGGATCGGGTGCCTTCGATCCTGGGCGCCGCGGCGCCCGGCGTTCAGGGGCTCCTCTTCCGTCGGACGGGACTTCCTGGTAACGGCAGGACCACCTTCACGGGCGCCGTCGAAGCCATACTGGAGGCATGGACGATCTTGCGAGCTTCCTCCGGACCCGGCGTTCCCGGGTCGACCCTGCGGTCGTCGGTATCCCCACAGACAGCCGCCGCCGGGTGGAAGGGCTGCGCCGCGAAGAGGTCGCGCATCTGTCCGGAGTCAGCGTCGACTACTACGTACGCCTGGAGCAGGGCCGCGCGACCCAGCCCTCCGAGCAGGTCCTCGACGCGCTGGCCAGGGTCCTCGGCCTCGACGAGACCGAACGCGGGCACCTCTGCCGGCTCGCCCGGCAGCGCCGCCGCCGCGCGAAGGCGCCGGGCGGGCGGGTCCGGCCGGAGCTGCTGCGCGTCCTCGACCTGGTCGCCGACGCACCCGCGCTGATCATGGACCACCGCCTGGACGTACTCGCCGGGAACCGCCTCGCCGCGCTCCTCTACGGCCGGCCGGTGCCGGGCCTGAACACCGCCCGGCACATCTTCCTCGAGGAGGCCGAGCGCGGTCTTTACGCGGACTGGGAGAACTGCACCCTCCACGTGGTCGGGCACTTGCGCCTGGCCGCCGGCAAATACCCCGAGGACCCTCGACTGGCCTCGCTCATCGGCGAGCTGGCGATGGGCAGCGAACGCTTCCGCCGCCTCTGGGCCCGCGCGGACGTGCGCGCCCGCACCCATGGACGCAAGGCGTACCGGCACCCGCTGGTCGGACTGCTGGAACTGCACCAGGAGAACTTCGCGCTACCGGACGAATCAGGCATGGAGCTGCTGGTGCTGTCCGCGGCTCCCGGCAGCCCCGCCGAGGACGGGCTGCGCTTGCTCGCGGGCCTGGGCGCGGACAGCGGTGACGCCCATCCCGCGGCATCGCGCTGACGAGGGCACTGCCCGGCCCCCGGTGGATCCGAGTACTGGCACCGGCTGGTCGACATCCATGGTCAAGAATCCTTGCGAATTGCCCTTACAGGGCCTCGCCGCCCCTAGTGAGACCGGTCCGGTGGATCACTGTCCGGGCGAGGCAGGGGCAGCGGCTGCTCGCATACCAAGCGTTCCGGTCCGATGGCCGGTGAGGCGCGCCGGGTTGCTTGATTCTTCGGCTCGGGGCAGCGTGGTCGGTATCGGTCAGTTGTCCTGGGAGGAGTGCGCTGTGGCCATGGTCTCCCATGGGGCGTCGCGGACGATGTGGCCGCGGCTGCGGGTCGCCGACTGGACAGAGACCCGGGACACACTGCACATGTGGACCCAGATCGTCGGCAAGATCCGGCTGGCCCACGCGCCCCTGGTCAATCACTGGTGGCAGGTCACCCTGTACGTCAGCCCGCGCGGCCTGACCACATCGGCGATCCCCTACCGCTCAGGGGTCTTCGACATCGAGTTCGACTTCCTCGACCATCAGCTGTGTATCCGCAGCAGCGACGGCGCCAACCGCAGCGTGGCCCTGGAGGGGAGGCCGGTGGCCGACTTTTACCGCGAGACGATGCACGCCCTGGGCGAGCTGGGCATTGAGACAAAGATCCAGGCGTCTCCGAACGAGGTGGACCCGGCGATCCCCTTCGATGAGGACTACCAGCACGCTTCCTACGACCCGAGCGCCGCGCAGCTCTTCTGGCAGCAGTTGCTGCAGGCGAATCGGGTGCTGGGGGAGTTCCGCTCGTGCTTCGTCGGCAAGGTCAGCCCGGTGCACTTCTTCTGGGGTGCCATGGACCTGGCCTGCACGAGGTTCTCAGGACGGGCTGCCCCGCCGCACCCTGGCGGCGCCCCGAACTGCGGTGACTGGGTGATGATGGAAGGCTACTCCCGCGAGTTGAGCAGCTGTGGCTTCTGGCCCGGCGGCGGTGAAGAGGGGGCCTTCTACTCGTACGCCTATCCCGAGCCGGATGGCTTCGCCGCGCAGCCCGTCACCCCGGCCGACGCGTTCTACAGCCGTGAGCACGGTCAGTTCCTTCTCCCGTACGAAGCGGTGCGTGCCGCAGCCGACCCGGACCGGGTACTGGCCGGTTTCCTGCACACGACCTACAAGGCTGCTGCGGAACGCGGCGGCTGGGACCGGGCGGCCCTTGAAGAGGACCCGAACAGGTGGCGACAGCACCGTGGATCATCACTCACGGTAAGCGGGCATGACGATCCGCAATGATCTGGCGGCAGCGGTAGACCGGCCCCGAGGTGGGGCCGTCCGGTGGCGGGCACTTCGCCGGGACCGGCAGCCATCGGCGCTGGCCTCACCGCCTGCTGCCCGGCCAGAAGCCCTCCACCCGCACGTCCTCCACGCCTGACACTGAAGCAGCGGCGAGGCGGTGGTAAGGGAGTTGGGCCACAAGGGCGCCGAAACGCAAAACTGCGGCACAGGGCCTGCTGACGCTCGAAGGACTTGAGCGATCCCGAGCTGGACAGGAGGCCCTGCCCTCATGCACGTCTCGACCGAAGGTCACTCAAGCGAGTCGCCGCGCGCGAACCAGTGCTCACCGCGAACAGGGCAGCGGCTACTGCTTCTCACAGCACGCGCAAAGCCTGGTCGGCGTCACGTTCACGCCTGGCGAGCGCATGTAGCACGGCCTGATCGCCGTGTCGGTCACGGGCGGCTGCGACAAGGACATCGACTGCAATGGCGAGCGTGGCTTCGGGTGTCTGGCAGTGAGCACCCACGCTCAGAACCAGGTCATCAAGGTGCACTGCCAATTCGACGCATCGGGTTTGGAGGTAGCCATCGAGCAGCATTTCCTCTCCGGGCCGGTGGAGGATGGCCACTCGCCGATCGGCTGGCTCTTGGCCCAGCCGGTGTGCCAACCTTTGCCATGCGGCGCGCGCCTGTTCAGCCACGGCGGCGGGGCCGGCGGCTGCCGTCTCCTCGCTCCGCGCGCGCACGCCGACGTTGAGTGCGGAGTCCGGCAAAGACGTGCCGACGAGCCGCGCGTAGTAGCGCACTGGCGATACTGGCTCCGTGCCGACTGTCTCGCCGTCGAGAAACCATTCGACCTGCAGGACGCTGCGCGCAAGGTGACCAGCCAGTCCGCCCACCGTCATCCCCGGTAGCACTGACTCCTTGCCCCAGCAGCGCGCCACCTCTTCCGTGGCCAGCAGGTGCACAGCCCGCTCGGCGCCCAGCAGGTATGCCTTGCGTATCTCCTTAGTCATGCGAGGCATCTTGCCCATACCAAGATCCTCACGGCCGAGACGTCCACATGTTGGAACGCCTGCCCAGAATATGGACGAGCGATCAGTGGGGCCGAAGCCCCCTCGTTGTCTGCGAGGTACCGGATCGCGTCGACCATGTGCGTCCGACCAAAGATCACCCGACGGGGTGGTCGCACTGGAACCGCACCGAGCCTCGACGTCGTCGACCGCTTCGACATGCTCCGCCATCCGGCGAGCAGCGCCTCGGCATCCCGGACACCATCTCCCACCGCCACTGCTGCGGACCCGATCGAAAAGCCCGCTCCCGGCCCCGCATCCCGGCGCCCACCCTGCCGAGACGCTCACGGACCGTCATGGCTTCGGGCGGTGCGGCCCCCTGCCGAGTGCCAGGGGGCCGACACCGTTCACCCTCTGCTGCCCGCCTGACGGCCCGGCCTCACTTCAGGTGCCGGGCGAAGAACCGGTCCCCGTCGTCCACCTCGAACCACGGTGTGCCGGCGTGCCCGCCCATATTGGCGTGCAGTGTCTTCTCCTTGGTGCCGAAGGCGTCGAACAGGTCCAGGGCCTGCTGCCGGGGGTTCCCTTCGTCGTCCCACTGCAGCAGGAACAGCAGCGGGATGGTGACCTGCCGGGCCTCCTCGCGCTGGGCGCGGGGGACAAAACCCCCGGCGAAGAAACCAGCGGCCACGATGCGCGGTTCGACCACCGCCAGCCGAATGCCGACGGCGGTCCACCCCGAGTACCCCACCGGGCCGCCGATCTCGGGCAGCGAAAGGAGCGCGTCCAGGGTGGTCTGCCATTCCGGGACCGTCTTTTCGACCAGCGGGCCGATGAAGGACTCGAAGATCTCGTCGACCGGCTCGCCGGCCTGCATCGCCCGGCGGAGGTCGGCGCGGGCCTGCTCATCGACGGCGGAACGGGGCCGCTCCCCGTGCCCGGGAGCGTCGATGGCGGCCACCGCGTAGCCGTACGCTGCGGATTGTCGTGCCCGGGCCACCAGCCGGGAGTCCCGCCTGTGCAAGCCGCCGTTGTGGCCGATCAGGATCAGCGGGGCCGGTGCGGCGGATTCAGGCGTCCACAGGGTGCCGGGGATCTCGCCGAGGGCGAAATCGCGTTCGCGGACGCCGTCGCCGACGCGCTGTTCGGAAGTGAATTGCATGGTCGTGCCTTTCGGGAGCGCTCTGGAACGGCGCTCCCGGACGACCTATCGCCCGACCGTGACCCCGGAGGGGAGCACCCATGTCGATACTGCGTTCACGGGTACCACCTCCTCGTTCTCTCGCACGGCCTCCAAAAACGTAGCAGTGGTCGCCGTGGCCGCCAAACGGGTTTTTGCGGAGGCTCCTTGGCCGGATGCCACGGAGTCGGAACACAACGCAGAGCTACTCGGGGTCTTGTCGCGGCTTGCCGAGCGGTGGATCTGCGACGGCGGGGCGCACAGGGAGCGCTGTCGTTTCTCAGGTTCTGCTCCAACTTCTGTGGAGCGGTGACGCTCAGTGGTGTTGAAGGCCGCCGTTGCATGGTGATGTGATCACGATATGACGCTCGTGTCGGTGGGGCGGTCGAGAATGCCGGTCATGGCAGATCGCAGTCCGGTCGTCCGGATCATCACCTCGGCGGCGCGGGCGTCGCTGAAACAGCTCGGCCTGGCCCAGCGCGGGCGGTCACGTGTGTGGATTGATGATCACGGGTGGTGGCTCGGGGTTGTTGCGTTGCCGTCCTGCGGAGATGCTGGAGGTCCCGTGGAGCAATCCCCTTAGTCACGGGCTCAGGGGGATGACGCCGCATGGAACGGGTCGGGCTCGCGCGAGACGTCGTGCTCGGTCGCGTCGCCCAGCGCCACCGCCTGCGGGCGCGGGGAGCAGTTGATGAACACGTTCGTCTCCCCGGGTGTCCGGGATCCATCGCCGCGGGTGCCTGCGGACGCCCGCCACGGCGAACTGGGCGGGATCAACCCAGCGGGGGCGTGGCGCAGCGGCACTTGCGACACCGCATCGGATCGGCGCAGGACCATCGCCGGGGGGACGGAGAGCAGTTCTGTGCCATCGACTTCGCCAACCAGAACGCGGGACCGTCCTCGCGGTTGCGGGAAGGAGCACTCCACGGCGGCGTAGCGAGAGAGCGTGGGGGAGGGGCCATTCCGGCGGTTGCGGGGAGCAACGTCTTCCGCCTGCCGCACGGTCCGCCCAGCACTCTGCCCCGCTTCACCCACCAGGGGTGGCAAGCCACGGCTCTGGTTGCCGTCAAGCGCCCTGGCCCACGTCAAGTGACGGGGAGTTGCCCCAACAACCGACCGCGGTCAGCCCGTGCCGCCACGAGGCTCGCCAACTCGCCGGCGTCGCTGACACAGGATCCCTTCCAGGTGTCAGGAGCAGCAATTGCCTGCACACGAACCTCGGTCCCAAAACGCTGGGCAGTCTGACAGGCGTTGCAGGACATCGAGCGCCCGGACATCGAGCGCGCCTATATACGTCACCGCGTCCGCGAGGCCTGGTCGAACTGGGCGACAGACCACAACAGTTGCCGCTGTTTCTCGAAGGCGGCCGGGCCTGCAGGAGCTGCGGCAGCGGTGTCCTCCAGCAGCCTTCGTGGTCACGAACGTGGGACAGCCAGCTTCTCGTCAGAGTGCCTGGCCGTCGAAGGGGGCGCCGGCGCCGGGCATGAACCTCGCGCCGAGGTCGTACTGCGCCAGCCCGAAAGGTTGAAAATCGGCATCGGCAAGGACGCGGTAGAGGAACTCCGAAGTGGACATGTCGTACCGGTGCCATCCGCCGATGTCATTGGACCGCGCGAGGACGGGGTACTCGCCCGGCCGCTCGGCATCGATCAGCCAGAAGTACTCGTCGGCCCATTCGGTGGAGCCCCACTCAACCAGCCCCTTGCCGCCCGGTGCGTAGATCGCATAGGGCTCGACGGCGGAGACGTTTCCGAGCTTGCTGTCCTGGTCGACCGACAGGGAGACCCGCCACTGTGTCAGGAGGTCGAAGGCGGAGCCTTCGTCGCGCCCCAGAAAGTAGAGGGAATCACTGAAGACGCCGCTGCCGAACGCCTCGTAGAGCTCCTTGTAGTCGGCCGGTAGCGGAACCCCCAGCTCTCCCTCGATCGCCGTCCAGTCGACGGAGATCCCGAGCGGTTCCCACCCGGTCAGTTCGCTCACTCGCTGAACCCACATACAACAATTTTCTGGCACCGGTCTTCGTTCCGATGTCCCTCAACGCCCTCGTCGCTCAGGTCAGGATCGGCAGCTGTCGCACTCAGCCGACCTTGACGGGTTCTTCAGCAGCAACGTCGTATCGCTGAGCAAGCCCGTGGCTCCTGCATGATCGTTGTGCGTCGAGAACAGAGATGATCATCAGGTCCACGGACGTCCTGCATCCGGGGCCATGCCCGAATGCGTCACGACAATCGGCCGGGTGTGGTTCGCTGCTGGGGTGACTCAGGACTTGGAGATCGTCGCATTCGAATCCGCCGAGACGTTCGAGGCGTGGCTCGGTGAGAACCACGCCGTCTCGCCGGGCATCTGGCTCAAGCTTCGTAAGAAGGGCCCCGGAATCGTCGCGCTGGACTACGCCCAGGCGCTCGACGTGGCACTCTGCTACGGCTGGATCGACGGCCAGAAGGGCAAGTTCGACGACCAGTGGTGGCTCCAGCGGTTCACCCCGCGCAAGCCGCGCAGCAAGTGGTCCAAGGTCAACCGGGACAAGGTGGCCGCTCTGATCGAGCAGGGTCGGATGCGTCCGCCGGGGCAGGCCGAGGTCGACCGCGCCAAGGCGGACGGCCGCTGGGAGGCGGCCTACGACGGTGC of Streptomyces cynarae contains these proteins:
- a CDS encoding RBBP9/YdeN family alpha/beta hydrolase; the encoded protein is MWWWAVSAYVIIPGIDGSDGQHWQTLWERQWGTSAVRISPASWSTPELDDWTDAVQEAYDEASRQDSHVVLVAHSLGCWAASTWLNKNLSSPIGGAFLVAPPDPHGPEFPRRAAASFTEVSAQPLPCPALVVGSANDPYCTPEAAADFASRWEARWHLAGECGHINSASGLGSWEHGRELLRSLTQH
- a CDS encoding Lrp/AsnC family transcriptional regulator, translated to MESLDRTDRDILALLQADGRLTGAEVGRRVGLSQPAASARIQRLEKHGVITGYRAVVDPAALGLNIHAVIRLRTTHAQLSPALDFASRTPEIASTLRVTGEDCLIFDVYCPRAGRLEEVVDALARYGPVTTSLVLRAYPQKPLTDASTTTS
- a CDS encoding NAD(P)H-dependent oxidoreductase, coding for MKTLIVYAHPEPKSLNGSLKDLAVSTLETAGHEVRVSDLYAMNWKAVVDAADYGPNASSRLKVALDSGRAFDAGTLTPDVLAEQEKLLWADTIIFQFPLWWYSMPAILKGWVDRVFTYHFAYGVGEHSDTKYGERFGEGTLAGRKALLSVTAGGPESHYADRGINGPIDDLLFPIHHGILYYPGIEVLPPFVLYGADRMTDEDYPDVAKAWRQRLITLESTEPIAFRRQNFGDYEIPSLHLKEGLEPAGRTGFALHVRG
- a CDS encoding helix-turn-helix transcriptional regulator; protein product: MDDLASFLRTRRSRVDPAVVGIPTDSRRRVEGLRREEVAHLSGVSVDYYVRLEQGRATQPSEQVLDALARVLGLDETERGHLCRLARQRRRRAKAPGGRVRPELLRVLDLVADAPALIMDHRLDVLAGNRLAALLYGRPVPGLNTARHIFLEEAERGLYADWENCTLHVVGHLRLAAGKYPEDPRLASLIGELAMGSERFRRLWARADVRARTHGRKAYRHPLVGLLELHQENFALPDESGMELLVLSAAPGSPAEDGLRLLAGLGADSGDAHPAASR
- a CDS encoding DUF5996 family protein, producing MVSHGASRTMWPRLRVADWTETRDTLHMWTQIVGKIRLAHAPLVNHWWQVTLYVSPRGLTTSAIPYRSGVFDIEFDFLDHQLCIRSSDGANRSVALEGRPVADFYRETMHALGELGIETKIQASPNEVDPAIPFDEDYQHASYDPSAAQLFWQQLLQANRVLGEFRSCFVGKVSPVHFFWGAMDLACTRFSGRAAPPHPGGAPNCGDWVMMEGYSRELSSCGFWPGGGEEGAFYSYAYPEPDGFAAQPVTPADAFYSREHGQFLLPYEAVRAAADPDRVLAGFLHTTYKAAAERGGWDRAALEEDPNRWRQHRGSSLTVSGHDDPQ
- a CDS encoding maleylpyruvate isomerase N-terminal domain-containing protein — its product is MTKEIRKAYLLGAERAVHLLATEEVARCWGKESVLPGMTVGGLAGHLARSVLQVEWFLDGETVGTEPVSPVRYYARLVGTSLPDSALNVGVRARSEETAAAGPAAVAEQARAAWQRLAHRLGQEPADRRVAILHRPGEEMLLDGYLQTRCVELAVHLDDLVLSVGAHCQTPEATLAIAVDVLVAAARDRHGDQAVLHALARRERDADQALRVL
- a CDS encoding dienelactone hydrolase family protein, which codes for MQFTSEQRVGDGVRERDFALGEIPGTLWTPESAAPAPLILIGHNGGLHRRDSRLVARARQSAAYGYAVAAIDAPGHGERPRSAVDEQARADLRRAMQAGEPVDEIFESFIGPLVEKTVPEWQTTLDALLSLPEIGGPVGYSGWTAVGIRLAVVEPRIVAAGFFAGGFVPRAQREEARQVTIPLLFLLQWDDEGNPRQQALDLFDAFGTKEKTLHANMGGHAGTPWFEVDDGDRFFARHLK
- a CDS encoding SMI1/KNR4 family protein — translated: MSELTGWEPLGISVDWTAIEGELGVPLPADYKELYEAFGSGVFSDSLYFLGRDEGSAFDLLTQWRVSLSVDQDSKLGNVSAVEPYAIYAPGGKGLVEWGSTEWADEYFWLIDAERPGEYPVLARSNDIGGWHRYDMSTSEFLYRVLADADFQPFGLAQYDLGARFMPGAGAPFDGQAL
- a CDS encoding YdeI/OmpD-associated family protein — translated: MWFAAGVTQDLEIVAFESAETFEAWLGENHAVSPGIWLKLRKKGPGIVALDYAQALDVALCYGWIDGQKGKFDDQWWLQRFTPRKPRSKWSKVNRDKVAALIEQGRMRPPGQAEVDRAKADGRWEAAYDGAKTATVPDDLAAALTADPGAAEFFETLDRQNRYAILYRIQDAKKAETRARRIEKYVAMLAKGEKLYP